GAGGGCTTCTTGGTGAGCGAACCATCGGGTGCCGTGGCGGACTTCTTGGAGCGGGCCGGGGCGCCGTAGCCCGGCAGACACTAACGGCCAACTGATGGGGAGCTCCGCTGCGCTGTCGACCTGTTCAGAATTCGCTGGTCGCGGGTGTTGCGCGGCTAACGATCCGGGACGTATAGGCGTGCGCGGGTGAGGACTTGCGCGGCTATCCCTGCTCTGATGTACGGGGCACCAGCCAGCGGGAGGTAGCAGCGTCGCGAGACGGATTCAAGTGCTCCCGGAAACGAGCTCCGTAGCCGTCCCGTGCACACCATCTAAGCAAAGTCGCAGGTGAGACCGTGAATGGGCGTGGCGAGCACGAGAGGATTCGAGGCACCGCAGCGGCTCCGGCAAATTCGCGAGAACTCGAATTGGTGGTCGCCGCGGTGCAGCCTCCTCTGTGTCCGGGGGCGCCACCGGACATCAGCAGACGGACTTGCGCGGCTAACTCCCCGCTGGTCCAAGGTCAGTGAAACCCATTCACCACGTGCTCCGGCACGCCAAAAACCCAAGGTTTGCCATGTCCACCACAAATTCCGCTCCCCGTCGCCGCCCAACCGCAGGAGACGCAGCCGGCACCGCCGGCCGCGCCGCGCGAGACCCCCGCTCGTTCGCGTACCGCCCTCGCATGGGCGCAGCTGGGACTCACCGCCGCACGCGCCGGCGCCGGCACCGTCATCGGGCTCATGGGCCACCCCGGCCTGGGCGCCGCCGTCGCCGCCGCCGGGGCGGGCACGGTCACGGTAATCGTCCACCGCTACCGATAGGCGTGGTGTCCGCCGGCCGGGCGGTCGGCGGCGGGACATCATCAGCTGGCCCCCGCTGGAGGACCGTCACCCGGTCCGGCGGGGGCCTGGCCCCTTGGGGGTCTCCTGGCCAGTGGCCAGCACCCGGAGCTACCCGGGCCGGCTGCGCGGTGAGGGCCGAGCCCCGGGATGCAGCGCCTGGCCGCCGCCCCGTCCCTGGACGGGCATGAATCCACGCCGGTCAAGGCCGAGGCCGACCGGCGCGAGGCCACCGTCAGCGGGGTCGTCGTCCGCGTCGTCGACGTCTAGGCAGCGGCCGCGTCCCCCCGGGACGTTCCGCACCGTGCGTCCGCCCGGACGGATGCTGGCGGGGGGCGGCCCGGCCTGCCTGTGCGTACCGTCGAAGCCATGCGATCGCTCTGGCACGGCACGGTCTCCTTCGGCCTGGTCGCACTGCCCGTGGACATCTACACAGCTACCGAGGATCACGGGCCCGGTCTCATCTCGTGCATGCGGTCGATGGCGGCCGCGTCCGCCATCGGCGGGTGTGCGAGCTGGATGGCCGTGAGGTCGGGCCGGAGGAGACCGCCCGCGGCTGGGAGGCGCCCGACGGCCGCACGGTGGTCATCCGGGACGAGGATCTCGAAGCTCTGCCGCTACCCACGAAGCGTGTGCAAGGTGGCCCTCCGGTCGCGGGAGCGGCTGTCCGTCCTGCGCCCGCGCAACGGAATCTTGGTGCTGCATACCCTGCACTGGCCCGAGGAGATCCGTGACCCCGGCGACCTGTCCAGCCCGGCACCGACCACAGACCGGGAGCTGAACCTCGCCGAACTGCTGATGACCGAGATGGCGGGCGTGGACATCACCGAACTGCACGATGACTACGCCCAGGCGCTGAACCTCCTCGTGGACACCCTCGCCGCCGGCGGGAAGGCAGCACCGCCACGGGAGCCGCAGCCGCCCATGGACCTGATGGCCGCGCTGGAGGAATCCGTGCGCG
This genomic stretch from Streptomyces nigrescens harbors:
- a CDS encoding Ku protein; amino-acid sequence: MARHGLLRPGRTARGHLHSYRGSRARSHLVHAVDGGRVRHRRVCELDGREVGPEETARGWEAPDGRTVVIRDEDLEALPLPTKRVQGGPPVAGAAVRPAPAQRNLGAAYPALARGDP
- a CDS encoding Ku protein, yielding MCKVALRSRERLSVLRPRNGILVLHTLHWPEEIRDPGDLSSPAPTTDRELNLAELLMTEMAGVDITELHDDYAQALNLLVDTLAAGGKAAPPREPQPPMDLMAALEESVRDAQRARNGGHM